A single window of Aspergillus puulaauensis MK2 DNA, chromosome 5, nearly complete sequence DNA harbors:
- a CDS encoding peptidase family M20/M25/M40 protein (COG:S;~EggNog:ENOG410PKVR), which produces MSFNINNSSRPSVSERRGQRLPPLQVQTNFGHPTSQVVNVASPLTQRQRPSDLENGKAERVPLQPARVKRHSSRSSLRNIFSREKPARKSTDTKLSGIEEDRELPVSQASSEPAAPLSPPQTSSITPRTTMTSTPAPDTPSQATNTPQSKLQAKYRTKTDGEAQPPAAEDATWKPPPLFKAYPQGLKHTTLPAPVLSGDSIMRLHATHKARGASLRDNDKQPNQPANEEPSEELTARKKKLEKENQKYLRALSDNIGNGEWTQKIYIIATSGYILQFSGEGKHDRSPEKMLLLGPKSVAFASDAIPGKHWVLQVSQGSEEDSSTNSPETPRPRFSRFGFHRSHARRMARNLLLVFNDPDEMSSWLLAVRAQIEARGGKKYVSEKVYDEGMESQLRPTPSMRQMVKKDPNRFSAVYLQPRQSMTFEDKESSAGDQSHRSSYISLHRRSMIMQPAPESRSGSVSTSHTDVMSNPEEPGRFYSALGSPHLPNGSVISETASSVTGPTSPTFSTPRKRQSMFLPHVTSSEVAEIPRAQSTVPDAHFRSASPPAPNFSVPLFSKRFAARQDIPQVPHLPLINGDNQRDDTSIDTISIFSSPPQSPNRDGFNVPVEARDQRRPINRHEQIKKQLRSSNSEDALGNMSRERDRSRLRYSQLPEHIAMPSGPSNSSRPIAPVNGKPIVPTAALHPPKTSGEATRRDQPSRSDPASRPSSLVMSRRKSLNGLVIGPPAAPPPNCPLPKIPSAFVEASQQPAWPENSPPISPIKDSGKALDAVTPIAAKHGHYPRTARRVTSRQMDNMI; this is translated from the coding sequence ATGTCcttcaatatcaacaactcCTCTCGGCCTTCTGTCAGCGAGCGCAGGGGTCAGCGATTACCGCCCCTACAAGTACAGACAAACTTCGGCCACCCTACCTCCCAGGTAGTCAACGTCGCATCTCCGCTTACGCAACGTCAACGGCCATCAGATTTGGAAAACGGCAAGGCAGAACGGGTTCCCTTACAGCCGGCACGTGTTAAGCGGCACTCTTCCAGGTCTAGTCTCCGCAATATTTTTAGTCGCGAAAAGCCCGCTCGGAAGTCAACCGACACTAAACTTTCAGGCATCGAGGAGGACCGTGAGTTGCCGGTAAGCCAGGCATCATCTGAACCAGCAGCACCATTATCTCCGCCACAAACATCCTCTATTACACCGCGGACTACCATGACTTCCACTCCCGCTCCGGACACGCCATCCCAGGCGACGAACACACCTCAATCGAAGTTGCAAGCGAAGTATAGAACGAAGACCGACGGAGAAGCCCAACCGCCTGCCGCCGAAGATGCAACGTGGAAGCCGCCTCCACTATTTAAAGCTTATCCGCAAGGGTTGAAACATACTACTCTTCCAGCCCCAGTCTTATCAGGCGATTCCATAATGCGACTACATGCCACTCACAAGGCAAGAGGGGCGAGTCTTCGGGACAATGACAAGCAACCCAACCAACCGGCAAATGAAGAGCCTTCAGAAGAATTGACAGCGCGAAAGAAGAAACTTGAAAAGGAAAATCAAAAGTACCTACGTGCTCTGTCTGACAACATTGGGAACGGTGAATGGACCCAAAAAATTTATATCATTGCGACATCCGGGTATATTCTGCAGTTCTCTGGCGAGGGCAAGCACGACCGGTCACCGGAAAAaatgcttcttcttggaccGAAGTCTGTAGCATTTGCCAGCGATGCAATTCCGGGCAAGCATTGGGTGCTGCAGGTATCCCAGGGTTCTGAGGAGGACAGTAGCACAAATTCTCCCGAAACGCCTAGGCCTCGATTCTCACGGTTTGGGTTCCACAGGTCCCACGCCCGGCGAATGGCGCGGAATTTGCTGCTTGTGTTCAACGACCCGGACGAAATGAGCTCCTGGCTATTGGCTGTTCGTGCACAAATCGAGGCCCGTGGCGGCAAAAAATACGTGTCCGAAAAGGTGTATGACGAGGGCATGGAGAGTCAGCTGCGGCCCACGCCGAGCATGCGACAGATGGTCAAAAAGGATCCCAACAGATTCTCAGCTGTCTACCTCCAGCCACGGCAATCAATGACCTTCGAGGACAAGGAGTCGAGTGCTGGTGACCAGTCTCACCGGAGCTCCTATATTTCGCTCCATCGCCGGTCAATGATTATGCAACCAGCCCCCGAATCTCGTTCAGGGTCGGTGTCTACATCGCATACGGACGTCATGTCCAACCCCGAAGAACCAGGACGCTTTTATTCTGCTCTTGGGTCACCTCACCTTCCAAATGGCAGTGTCATTTCGGAGACAGCATCATCCGTAACCGGGCCGACTAGCCCGACGTTCTCAACTCCAAGAAAACGACAGTCGATGTTCCTGCCTCATGTGACGAGTTCGGAAGTTGCCGAGATACCTCGAGCACAGTCGACGGTTCCTGATGCACATTTTCGAAGCGCATCACCCCCGGCACCTAACTTCAGTGTACCCCTCTTCAGCAAGAGATTTGCAGCTCGACAAGATATTCCACAGGTCCCTCATTTACCGCTCATCAATGGTGATAATCAACGGGATGATACTTCAATAGACACCATATCAATATTCTCATCCCCACCGCAATCTCCAAATCGGGATGGATTCAATGTACCAGTTGAGGCTCGCGACCAGCGCCGGCCAATAAATCGACACGAGCAAATCAAAAAACAACTCCGTTCATCGAATTCGGAGGATGCGCTTGGGAACATGAGTCGGGAACGAGACCGCAGCCGTCTTCGATATTCGCAATTGCCGGAGCATATTGCGATGCCATCTGGCCCATCCAACTCGTCGCGCCCTATTGCCCCAGTCAATGGCAAACCAATTGTACCTACCGCTGCGTTGCACCCTCCCAAAACGTCTGGTGAAGCCACTCGTCGTGATCAGCCAAGCAGGTCCGATCCAGCAAGCCGACCTTCATCTCTGGTCATGTCACGACGGAAGAGTCTTAACGGACTCGTCATCGGACCTCCAGCCGCGCCTCCGCCAAACTGCCCCTTACCAAAGATTCCATCAGCCTTTGTCGAGGCGTCTCAGCAACCTGCGTGGCCTGAGAACTCCCCGCCAATATCCCCCATTAAAGATTCTGGAAAGGCTCTAGACGCGGTCACCCCCATAGCGGCCAAGCATGGCCATTATCCACGGACGGCACGAAGGGTCACGTCCCGCCAGATGGACAACATGATATAA
- a CDS encoding SDR family NAD(P)-dependent oxidoreductase (COG:Q;~EggNog:ENOG410PI0J;~InterPro:IPR002347,IPR036291,IPR020904;~PFAM:PF00106,PF13561,PF08659;~go_function: GO:0016491 - oxidoreductase activity [Evidence IEA];~go_process: GO:0055114 - oxidation-reduction process [Evidence IEA]), with protein sequence MLRSLFKSPRPCNPLIQTTNPLPYSIPSVYNLHKANLPIYYSNNNSTRPVTSKTKAKMAAKSSNEHFKLENLFSVKNKIALVTGGGSGIGLMATQALAKNGAKVYITGRTEEKLDRVADLYNSNVDGQIIPITADVTDKKSIDKLVKEIGSREKYLSILVNNAGVSSATQTVEHEDPEKLRKALFEDPSSNMEEWDKTYRTNVVQCFFTTTAFLSLLQKGSDVEKGWSSTVVNISSISGIIKASQHHFAYNASKAATIHLTKMLAHEIASSNLRIRVNNIAPGVFPSEMTAGESDEKQKSAIPKEKYEKKVPAGRPGKDEDMASTVLFTVANQYLNGQTIVVDGGYVLATGTV encoded by the coding sequence ATGCTTCGCTCCCTATTCAAATCACCAAGGCCGTGCAACCCTCTTATCCAAACAACAAACCCTCTTCCTTACTCCATTCCCTCTGTATACAATCTACACAAAGCAAACCTCCCAATTTACTACTCTAATAACAACAGCACCCGCCCCGTCACATCCAAAACAAAAGCCAAAATGGCCGCAAAATCCAGCAACGAGCACTTCAAACTCGAGAACCTCTTCAGCGTGAAAAACAAGATCGCGCTGGTCACAGGCGGCGGGTCCGGAATCGGGCTGATGGCCACACAAGCACTCGCGAAGAACGGCGCAAAGGTTTACATCACCGGTCGAACAGAGGAGAAGCTCGACCGGGTTGCAGACCTTTACAATTCCAATGTGGATGGCCAaatcatccccatcaccGCAGACGTTACGGATAAAAAGTCCATCgacaagctcgtcaaggAGATCGGGTCGAGGGAGAAGTATCTCTCGATCCTGGTGAACAATGCCGGGGTGAGTAGTGCTACGCAGACGGTTGAGCACGAGGACCCGGAGAAGCTCCGCAAGGCGCTATTCGAGGATCCATCGAGCAACATGGAGGAGTGGGATAAGACGTACCGGACGAATGTGGTGCAGTGTTTCTTCACGACTACAGCATTTCTGTCGCTGCTACAGAAGGGATCGGATGTTGAGAAGGGCTGGTCGAGTACCGTTGTGAATATTTCGTCGATCTCGGGGATAATTAAGGCGTCACAGCATCATTTCGCGTATAATGCGTCCAAGGCCGCGACAATTCATTTGACTAAAATGCTGGCGCATGAGATTGCCAGCTCGAATTTGAGGATTAGGGTGAATAACATCGCGCCCGGCGTGTTTCCGAGTGAGATGACGGCCGGAGAGAGCgacgagaagcagaagagtgCGATTCCGAAGGAGAAGTATGAGAAAAAGGTTCCGGCGGGGAGGCCgggcaaggatgaggatatggCAAGTACGGTGTTGTTCACAGTTGCGAACCAGTATTTGAATGGGCAGAcgattgttgttgatggaggttATGTGTTGGCAACAGGGACTGTCTAA
- the aspf13 gene encoding allergenic cerato-platanin Asp F13 (COG:S;~EggNog:ENOG410PQ64;~InterPro:IPR010829,IPR036908;~PFAM:PF07249;~SECRETED:SignalP(1-18)): MKFSTTLLSLLPAALTLAAPSGLERRQSSGSSSLSYDPRYDVGGTSLNDVSCSTGDFGLITEGFTDFQSLPTFPLIGGTPTIAGFNSPQCGACYEVSYTSATGASNSITIIGIDASPGGFNVGQQAMDTLTGNRAVELGRVDVTWTQVGRDRCGLTPRK, from the coding sequence ATGAAGTTCTCAACcactcttctctctctcctccccgcaGCCCTCACCCTTGCTGCCCCATCGGGTCTCGAGCGTCGCCAGTCTTCCGGTTCCTCTAGCCTCTCCTACGACCCCCGCTATGACGTCGGGGGAACCTCCCTCAACGATGTTTCCTGCTCTACCGGTGACTTCGGTCTGATCACTGAGGGCTTCACCGACTTCCAATCCCTCCCAACCTTCCCGCTCATCGGAGGCACACCTACCATCGCCGGATTCAACAGCCCGCAATGCGGTGCTTGCTACGAGGTCTCATACACCTCCGCCACCGGCGCCAGCAACTCGATCACTATAATTGGCATTGACGCCTCTCCCGGTGGTTTCAACGTTGGCCAGCAGGCCATGGACACGCTGACCGGAAACCGCGCTGTGGAACTCGGCCGTGTCGATGTTACTTGGACCCAGGTTGGCCGGGACCGCTGTGGATTGACTCCTCGCAAGTAG
- the ARH1 gene encoding NADPH-adrenodoxin reductase (BUSCO:EOG09261UOJ;~COG:C;~EggNog:ENOG410PIFP;~InterPro:IPR036188,IPR021163,IPR023753;~PFAM:PF07992;~go_function: GO:0016491 - oxidoreductase activity [Evidence IEA];~go_process: GO:0055114 - oxidation-reduction process [Evidence IEA]) → MGFTRAPYICAQCTVRFSQPLRPATRRAFPQSRLQRRNISQAVQAGRPFRVAIVGSGPAGFYAAYRLLSKVDDAVVDMYEKLPVPFGLARYGVAPDHPEVKNCEEKFTEVAESPRFNFIGNVELGETLPLQVLKPHYDAILFAYGAPKDKRLGIQGEDALRSVYSAREFVGWYNGLPEHRDLAPDLTAGGDAVIIGQGNVALDVARILLSDVDRLRQTDIADYALEALSRSKINRVRVVGRRGPLQASFTIKEVRELLQLPGVSFEPIRRELFPPEDFISALPRAQKRLIQLLAKGSTNDPTTATKSWSLDFLLSPECLNWSPVAPYRLSHVRCHRNELDPENPFSPSSKVTTKYLSSGKEAKVNLPANTFFRSVGYKSLPLPGLGDLEVPFDDSRGVIPNDGFGRVTVPLTTEAGTHDKLPDGSVISHLPGLYCAGWVKRGPTGVIATTMTDAFSTADAIAADLSKSGSSLLNASHERTGLGWEGVRAEAEQLGVRATSWEDWERIDRAERERGSQNGKIREKFGRVEEMLGVL, encoded by the exons ATGGGCTTCACACGGGCGCCATATATATGTGCGCAATGCACCGTTCGCTTTTCACAGCCGTTGCGCCCTGCGACCCGCCGGGCCTTCCCTCAATCACGGTTACAACGCCGTAATATCAGCCAAGCGGTCCAAGCCGGCCGACCCTTCCGAGTAGCCATTGTAGGCTCAGGCCCGGCTGGTTTTTACGCAGCATACCGTCTGTTGAGCAAGGTTGATGATGCGGTGGTTGACATGTATGAGAAGCTGCCCGTACCGTTCGGCCTGGCGCGGTACGGAGTAGCTCCGGACCACCCGGAAGTCAAG AACTGTGAAGAGAAATTCACCGAAGTTGCAGAATCTCCACGCTTCAATTTCATCGGAAATGTGGAGTTGGGGGAAACCCTACCTCTTCAAGTGCTCAAACCCCACTACGACGCCATTCTATTCGCGTACGGTGCACCGAAGGATAAGAGACTTGGAATACAAGGAGAAGATGCATTGCGCAGCGTATACTCTGCGCGAGAGTTTGTTGGATGGTATAACGGCCTACCGGAGCATCGAGATCTTGCCCCGGACCTTACCGCGGGAGGGGATGCGGTGATTATCGGCCAAGGGAACGTCGCATTGGACGTGGCTCGGATATTGCTGTCCGATGTGGATCGCCTTCGTCAGACTGATATCGCCGATTATGCCTTGGAAGCGCTATCTCGCAGTAAGATTAATCGAGTCCGGGTAGTAGGGCGTAGAGGCCCTTTGCAA GCGTCTTTCACTATAAAAGAAGTTCGCGAGCTGCTACAGCTTCCAGGTGTATCATTTGAACCTATTCGTCGAGAGCTATTTCCACCGGAAGATTTCATTTCGGCTCTTCCCAGAGCCCAGAAACGGCTAATCCAGCTTCTTGCCAAGGGATCCACCAATGATCCTACCACGGCCACCAAGTCGTGGTCTCTTGATTTCCTATTGTCACCGGAGTGCCTTAACTGGTCCCCCGTTGCTCCGTACCGCTTGTCCCATGTACGCTGCCACCGCAACGAGCTCGACCCTGAGAATCCATTCTCCCCAAGCTCAAAGGTTACAACAAAGTACCTTTCCAGCGGCAAAGAGGCGAAAGTCAATCTTCCCGCCAATACATTTTTCCGCAGCGTTGGGTATAAATCTCTTCCTTTACCCGGACTAGGGGACCTAGAGGTGCCGTTCGACGACAGCCGCGGAGTAATTCCGAACGATGGCTTCGGCCGGGTCACTGTCCCTTTGACTACAGAAGCTGGGACCCATGACAAACTCCCAGATGGATCCGTGATTTCCCACCTACCAGGGCTATACTGTGCGGGTTGGGTCAAGCGCGGACCAACCGGTGTCATAGCCACAACGATGACCGATGCATTTAGCACAGCAGACGCAATCGCAGCTGATCTATCAAAGAGCGGCAGCTCATTGCTCAACGCCTCCCACGAAAGAACAGGCCTTGGATGGGAGGGCGTCCGCGCCGAGGCTGAACAACTCGGCGTTCGTGCAACGAGCTGGGAGGACTGGGAACGGATAGACCGGGCTGAGCGCGAGCGGGGATCACAGAATGGCAAGATCCGGGAGAAGTTTGGACGAGTAGAGGAGATGCTGGGGGTATTATAA